The nucleotide sequence GTGCGGCGCGCGATGATGTCGAGCAGGGTGGTCTTGCCCGCACCGTTGGCACCGACAAGGGCGACGCGGTCTCTGGCCCCCACGCGCAAACAGACATCGCGGAACAGAACCCGCTCGCCGAAGGTCTTGGTGAGGTTGTCACAGGTGAGAATCACAGCCGGTGGATTCTACCACCGTGCGCGCCAAGGCCCGAGTTCACCGTCGAGCCGGAGTCTGGCTTCAGCTCAGATCGGCTGCGTGAGATGCAGGTAGAGCGCTTGGCCCTCATCGTCGGAGAGTGCCATCGGAAAGACCGACACCCGGTAGAGAGCACCTGCCTCGGCCACTACCTCCTCGGCGGGGCCTCCGGAGCTAACGGCAGAGTCCAACGGGCAGTTGGCGGGCGCAGTCTGCGCTTCATGCATCGCGCGGGCGCAGTTGACACCCGCATCGTCAATACCCCCTCCGGCGCTACGCCAGAAGACCCCGTTGCCCAGAATGACGTTGTGGTGGCGATCGAGAACCATCGCGGCGTAGGGCAGCGAATCGAGCAGGCTCTGAGCATCGATACGCAGAGACATCGCGGGCGCCTTGGCTGCCTGCAGCACGCGATCGAGGGTTTCCCGGATCACAAGCGGCTCGAACGGCTTGGTGAGGAACTCGTCTGCGCCGGCCGCGCGTGCCTCTTCTTCGATGAAGGGGTCGCGCTCAGTGGTGACCATGAGGATGGGAAGACGCTCACAGCCAGAGCGCCGACGTACACGGCGGATGAACTCGATCCCATCCATTCCCGGCATGTAGTAGTCGGTGATGATGACGTCGTAGTCTTTGTCGATCAGACACTCGAGGGCCTCAGCCGCGTCGCACGCCTGATCGACTTCGTAGTTGCCCAGACTCGTGAGGGTCACGGCCGCAAGTCGGCGCAGAACCTCTGAATCGTCAACAACGAGAATGCTGAAATGATTGTTCTCCATGGAGCGTGGTGCGCCTCTCCCGTAGTGGGCCGCCCCCGCGGCTCGCGCTGAATGATACCTGCCGACTCGCGAATGCGGAAGCCCCGAGGGAAGCGACCGAATGAACGCGACGGTGGCGCCGTGCTGCTTGTCGGCGGGGATATACTTAGACGCAGTAGAGCGGCGAAGCGACGTGTGCGTCGGTACATTCCTCTTTTCGACCCAACGCCACGGGGAGCGACGATGTCTTGGGCTCGTCGTACAATGACGACAGGCCCTTCGCGAAGAACGTGAGGTTCACCATGACCGTTGAGGAACTCAAACTGGTGGCGCGCCAACTCAGCCCAGCGGAGCGAGCGGAACTCGCGACCGATCTCCTTCTCAGCTTGGACGCCCTCAGCGAATCTGAGATCGAGCATCTGTGGCTTGAGGAGGCATCGCGGCGGGATGCAGAAATCGACGCCGGCACTGCTCGACTCATTCCTGGTGACCAGGTCATCGCTGACGCCCGGGCCCGCCTGCGGTGATCGCGCCCTACTCGTTTCATGAGGTCGCCACCGACGAGTTCAACGAGGCGGCCGCGTACTACGACACCGAGCACCGGGGTCTCGGCTCGCTGTTCATCGATGCCGTGGTGAGCGCGATCGCGCACATTCGCGAGTACCCGGAGTCGTGCGCGGTGCTGCGCGACCGGAATCGTAGAATGCTCGTCCACGGATTTCCTTACTCACTTGTCTACTCCTTCGTCGGCGGTCACGTCCGCATACTGGCCGTTGCGCATGGCAGCAGAAGGCCGTACTACTGGAGCGGGCGACACTAGTCCGCGTGGGTCGAACAAGCGTTTCGCTAGCAGAACGCCAGGAGTCTGGGACAGCATCGTGGCATCGGCTGACCGCGAGCCGGTCAGTGAAGCGCAGCGAGCGGAGCTCAATCGGCGTCGCGCTGCGCATGACGCCTACAGCTCGTCTCCCTCGCCCGGCTCGACGTCTGGCACCTTGGCCAGAACGGCGTCGTACGACGCCCGATCACCAAGCGCTCCCCTCTCGCGGAGATAATCAACCGTCATGAGCGCGGCCATCTTCTCCGCCAGGGCGGTGGTGATGAGCTGATTGATAGACACATCCTCCTCCTTGGCGAGCTCGCGCACCTTCTTGTGCAGCGACTCCGGCAGACGCAGGCTAATCGTGCTCATGATGTCACTCCGATCCTTCGTAGGAACTCACCGGGCCGAACCGCTTCAACGCCCCAAGCGACCGATCGCGAGAAGTCGCGGATGCTGTGGGTGACGATCATGCCGCACCCGGCGGCGACCGCGAGCTCCAGAACATGGTCGTCTTTCGGATCTTTCAATACCGGGCGCCACAGGAAGTGAATCTCCTGCAGGTGGGCCACGCTGCACCAGTACTCCACCAGCACGTCCACATCCTTTGTGGCGAGACCGACTCCGGTACTCTCCCGCCTGAGTACATCCTCGTACTCAAGGGCGAGCGGAACGGAGAGGGCGATCTCGAAGTTTCCGGTATCGACGAGTTGAAGCACGCGGAAAGACGCGCCTTGCGAGCTCCGGAGCCCGGCAACCGCGACGCTGGTGTCGATGACGATGCGCTCAACCATAACGGTATCATATGCGATACCACACCTTGGGTCAAACCGCTGTGGCACAGAAGACAAGACCGCGCAGGTAGAGCGCTTGCCATAGACCGCCGTCCTACCAGCTAGAACACCCCATCGAGTTCCTCCGAAGAGGGCCCGAAGGGGCGTTTCAATGTGAGTGGTGGGCCTTGGTGGACGACTTCGGAGCCGGTTGGCTCATTAGCGCAATGGGGGCGGACGGGCACTCCACCGGTTCAGGTATGATGCGGCTCAGAGGGTCGTTCGGGAGGGACGGCTCATTAGTGATGGGGGTGATCGCGTGAGCAACGCGCCTGCTGGCTGGTATCCCGATCCGGAGAACCCAGGGCAACAGCGGTACTGGAATGGAGCCGCATGGACTCAAGACTTCGCACCAACCGCCAGCATTCCATCACAACCTGTTGCACCCGCACAGGCGGCCGCACCTACTCCGGCCGGCCAGCAAGTGGGCAAGAAGCCTGTCTATCAGCGGACGTGGTTCATCGTTCTCGCCGTTCTGATAGGGCTTGCGATCGTCGGCAACATGTTGGGCGGAAACGACTCCGAGCCGTCTTCAGTTGCACAGAACGAGCCTGCCGCCTCGACTCCCGCAGAGCCATCTGTCGAGCCGGCTGCTGAGGAACCAGCGGCCGCGGAGCCCGAACCGGAGCCCGAACCGAAGTGGGTCAAGGTAACGTCCCTTTCCGGGAAAGGGAACAAGCGATCGAAGACATTCGAAATCGGCAGCGGGGAGGTTGAACTCAAGTACTCCGTGAAGGGTGGAGAATCGCTGATATGCGGCATCTACGTCGTGCCTGAAGGCCAGAACCTCCAGAAGGAAGGCGGTTTTCCGGAAGTCATGGTGAGTGAAGCCGGGAAGGACTCCACGATGCTCGTGAAGGATCCTGGGACGTACTACCTAGACGTGACTTCTGCGAACTGCGACTGGACCTTGACGATTCTAGAGAAGCGATAGAGACTGCGCGGTTTCGGCTAGGCCTTCGCCAGAGATGCAGAAAGGACCCGGCTCCAGCCCGCGGAGTCGGGCCTCTCTATCCTTGCGCTTGATGTGTGGGCAGGGCTTTGTAGTCCAGACGGTACTTTGGAACCTAGGGGTGGAGGACGGCGACATAGCCTCCTACCAGTGGAAAGGCCCCTTCGAGCTCCTGTCTAGGGAGCCTTCCGGGGCCTTCAAATGCAGATGGTGGGCGATACTGGATTTGAACCAGTGACTTCCACCGTGTGAAGGTGGCACTCTCCCGCTGAGTTAATCGCCCGTGTTCACCGTGCTCAGACGGCGAGGAAACAGTCTAGCGGTACCCGTTCGGGTGGGCAAGGTGCCATCGCCATGCATCGGCGACGATGCCATCGAGCTCAGCCCGCTCAGGAACCCATCCGAGCACCGACTTGGCCCGGGCCGCGGATGCGACGAGTTTCGCTGGGTCTCCCTCTCGACGCGGGCCGATCATGACCTCGATCTCACGGCCCGCGGCGCGCATGCACGCCCGCACCACCTCGAGGTTGGAGAAGCCCGAACCGTTGCCTAGGTTGAAAACCCCGCCGTCCTCACCAGCCCCCAGGCGCTCGATACCCAAGGCGTGTGCAGCGGCCAGATCGCACACATGGATGTAGTCGCGGACGCACGTGCCGTCCTTGGTGGCGTAGTCGCCGCCGAAGACCTCGACTCGCTCAGCCCCGTCCCTGATCGCGGTCAGTATGCGGGGAATCAGGTGCGTCTCAGGCGCGTGCGCTTCGCCCACAGAGCCGTCGGGCCACGCGCCGGCCACGTTGAAGTAGCGAAAGCGCACCGCGCGCAGCCCCCAAGACTCGCAATCCGTCACGCTGCGTTCAAACGCGAGCTTGCTGGCACCGTAGGCGTTGACCGGCTCGGTACGTGCCGTCTCTGCGATGGGAACGCGGGTGGGCTCGCCGTAGACCGCTGCAGTGGACGAGAACACGAGTGCCTTGACGTCTGCAGCTCGCATGGCGTCAAGGAGCACCAGCGGCTCGAGGGAGTTCACTCGAAAGTACAGGTCGGGATTCTTCTGTGACTCGGCCACTTCGATCAAACCGGCCATGTGCACCACGGCGTCGCACCCATCGAGCGCGCGAGCGACGACCTCAGAATCGCCCACCGAGCCTTCGATGAACTGCGCCCGCGCATCGACAGACTCCCTCCACCCGTGAACGAGGTTGTCGAGGACGATGCACTCGTGTCCGCGGTCAAGGAGGGTACGTGTCGTGATCGAACCGATGTATCCGGCGGCACCGGTCAGCAGAACGCGCATGAAGCCTCCTGTGGTCGATGGCGGAAACCGACTCTACACGAGCGGGGCCACTCCGCGTTTGATGGCGCGGACGATACGGTCGGACACCGCGCGGTCCCAGCGTTTGGGCACCACCCACGTGGGTGGCTCCGCAAGAATGTTCGCAACGCTCTCGATGATCGCATCACTGTCTGCCGAAACCAGGCGATTGGCGCCAGCCTCCACGGTAGCGACCTGCTCGGTGCAGTCGCGCACCGTGATGCAGGGTGTGCAGATGGAGCACGCTTCCTCCTGGACTCCGGTGGAGTCGGTCAGCACTACAGCCGCATCGCGCTCCAGCGCCAGCATCGACCGATAGGGAACCGCGTCTACCACTGACACGGCTCCAGCGGCCTGCAGTCCCGCCTCTGCCATCGCCGCGCGCAGCCCGTTCGTGTCGGGCACGAGCACGGGCAGCGGCAGAGCCGCGAGCCCTTCGAGTATGGCCGACAGCCGCGCAGGATCCGCGAGGTTCTCAGGACGATGGAAGCAGCCGAGCGCGTAGCCGTTGGTCACCAAACCGTATGCTCCAGCCACGTCGATTCCCGCGATCGCATCAAGATGTCGGATCACCGATTCCGCCAGAATGCTACCGACGAAGTGAACGCGCTCAGGTTCCACGCCCTCGTCTTCCAGGTTCTCCAACGCCCTCTCAGTGGGCGTCAGATGCAACGACGCGATACGGGATACGAGAACCCGGTTCACCTCCTCCGGGACGCGCAGATCCCCGCAGCGCAACCCCGCATCGAGGTGGATGACCGGCACACCGGCCTTCACTGCTGAGACGGCGGCCGCAAGGGTTGCAGACACGTCCCCGACCACGAGAGCCGCGTCGGGACGCTCGCGGCCGAAAAGACCCTCGAAGGCGACCATGGCCTTGCCGGTCTCCATCGCGTGAGTCCCCGTGCCGATATCGAGAAACCAGCGCGGAGTGATGAGGTCGACGCCGTAGAACGAGAGGCCTTCAGCCGAGTCATCATCGTGGGGGGCTCCCCGCGAACCCGTGAATGCGACGTCGCACTCAATACCCGCCCGCGCCAGTTCAGGCAGAAGCGGACCGACCTTGACCACGTTCGGTCGTGCACCGAGGGCGACTATGATTCGCAACGGCAGCTCTCTCGCAGGCAGAGGGGTTGACTCTCTCCCCTACGCTTTCCCGAGTCTGCCGCTAGCTAATCGCTGAGCGGAAGGATTCCGCCCTGAAGTGCGTCCACCACCCGCGTGGCCACCGCAGTGTCCCAGCGCTCAGGCGCGGTCCACTCGCGAGTCCCCGCAAGCGCCGCCGAGACTGCACTGCCGATTGCGCCACGATCCGCGCCGGTCAACCGGTTGGAACCGATCTCAAGGGTCACCTGACGTTCAGTATTCCTGCGAACCGTGACGCACGGCGTCCCCACCATGCAGGACTCTTCCTGAACTCCCCCTGAATCGGTGACCACGACGGCGGCATCGCGCTGCAGAGCGAGCATATCCAGGTAGCCCACCGGATCGACAACGCGCACAGGCCCGCCGTCCGTAACGCCCGCAGCCTCAAGGAGCGGCCGCGTGCGAGGGTGCGCCGGCAGCAGCACCGGCATACCGATGTCTCCAAATGCTGCGATGATCTGGGCAAGACGCAGCGGGTGATCGGTGTTCTCGGGACGATGAACCGTGGAGAGCACGTAGGCTTCGGGAACGAGGCCCTGCGACCCACACACGTCACGATCGGCAATCTGAGGAAGATGGCGAAGTACGGACTCGGCCATGACGTTGCCGACAAAGTGGATGCGCGCCGGATCACAGGCCTCTGCGAGCAGACTGTCCGCAGCCGTCGCCACCGGCGTGAGCAGCATCGCCGACAGCTGGTCTGTCACGAGGCGGTTCACCTCTTCGGGCATAGACATGTCCCCACTGCGCAGTCCGGCCTCGAGGTGAACGACGGGAATCCCGATCTTGACCGCGGCAAGCGCCCCGGCGAGCGTAGAGTTCACGTCACCGACCACGAGCAGCGCATCGGGACGCTCCCGGATCAAGAGCTCCTCCAGCGCGATCATCGCCTTGCCGGTCTGCACCGCGTGAGTGCCGGATCCCACACCGAGAAACCAAGCCGGCTCGGGAAGCGCGAGGTCACGAAAGAACACGTCGGACATCGACGCATCGTAGTGCTGACCGGTGTGGGCGATGGAGGCCTCGATCCCCGCGGCGGCAAACGCGGGCATGAGCGGCCCGACCTTGATGAAGTTGGGGCGCGCCCCGACTACGACGATCAATCGCATGCGCAGTGGTCCTCTCGGTCAGACGCCGACGGTGTCGCGGTCGTCAGTAGGCCCCGCGGGCGAACAGCACCGCAGGAATCGTGCGGAACAGCAGGGTCAGGTCGAGTCCGACCGACCAGTTCTCAATGTAGAACAGGTCAAGACGTACCATCTCGTCGAAGGTCAGGCTGCTGCGCCCGGACACCTGCCACAGCCCCGTCATTCCGGGGACGACCTCAAGCCGCCTCCAGTCATTCGGCGAGTACTTCTCCACCTCGTGGGGTAGCGGGGGCCTGGGCCCGACGAGAGACATCTCGCCGCGCACTACGTTGATGAGCTGAGGGAACTCATCGAGAGAGAACTTGCGCAGCCACTTCCCGGTGGGGGTCACGCGGGGGTCGTCCTTCATCTTGAACAGAGGCCCGCTGGCTTCGTTGTCAGCCCTGAGATCGGCCAAGCGGCTGTCCGCGTCCCGGTACATGGACCTGAACTTCAGCATGCCGAACGTCTCTCCCGCCCGACCAACGCGCTGCTGTGCATAGAAGATCGGACCCGGACTGGTGAGCTTGATCGCAAGGCCGATTGCGATCCAGACGGGAACGCCGAGAACCACGATGATCGAGCACATGACGAGGTCGAATACCCGCTTCACCAGAAGGTTGCCCCGTGACAGGGAGATTCCCTTGACGGTAATGAGCGGGACGCCGGCGATCTCACTTACCAAGACGCGACTGGTCAGGACCTCAAAGAGTCCCGAGGAGATGTGCACATCGACGTCAGCGTCCCGCAGCTCCGCGATCATGCGAGCCAGGACGTCGTGGTCAAACGCGGATGAGGCGATGATGACCGTACGGGCGCACGACTCCTCCAGCACCGCGGTGATCTCACGAGCGCTCCCTAGGACCGGGACGTCGTCGGAACAGAAGTCGAGCTCAAGGCGCTCGGCCTGCGACGATGTCAAACATCCGAGCGGAACCAGCCCTGCCTCAGGACTCGCGTGAAGCACCCTGATGATATCGGCGGATTCGGCGTTGCTGCCCACGATGAGCGTCGGCTGCAGCCAGCGACCACGTCGATGGCCGGCCGAACGGACCGCGGAGAAGATGACTCTTGCCAGCAGTACGAGCAGGATCGAGAACACCCAGGCCAGGAGCGTCCATGCTCGGGACAGACCCGGGACTCTCGCCATATAGGTAACAAGAATCAGTGCGACAAGACCGAGAGACAGTGCGCGCGCGATCCGCCCTGAGTCCGTGATGCCGAAGGTCACGCGATCGAGATCGTACAGACCCGCCAGCGCGATGAATCCGACCCACAGCGGCACGGTGACGACCGTCAACTGCCAGAACGCTATGTGCAGATCGGTGTAGTCGAATGCCACCCGCGCAGTAGCGGAGCCAAATCTCACCCAAGTGGCGAGCATCAACGCCACGAAGATGGCTGCGGCGTCTGCCATCGCGAGCGCCAGCGCCAACCGAAAGCGTCGCGAGCGTCGACTGCCACCTGAGCGCACCACGGGCCGGACTACGCGAACCGGCGCCTCATCGGTCATGAACGGGGCTCTCCTTTGCTGTGCACAGGCGGTTGACGCGACACCCCACTATAGCGTTTGCGACAAACGGGCGCATGTGAGGATGAACGGTCAGTCGTTCCGTGATATTGCTCACATTTCTCGTGTGCGCCTATAAGGTTCGCGCCTGAACCGTTCGATATAGAAGAGGGGTGCGCATGCAGCGCGCCCTGTGCGCTATTGACGGACCACCGGGCACGGGCCCGGCGATCGAGGAGGAACCGGTGTTGAGCACACATCTCAAGGGGTCGAATGTGGCACGCTTCGTCGTGGCGGCGCTCGCCGTGATCGTCGCGTCCCTCCCGCTGACGGCAAGCGCGGAGTACTCGCTTCCGCAGATCACCGACACCTACGCTGTGACCGGTTCCGTGTACACGAACGACCCCGGTCTGGCCACGATGGTTCCGGAAGGGTTCGCCGTCGACGTCGAGGGCAACGTCTGGACCGTCGAGAACGACTGGACCGGGCTCGACTACGCTCCTGCACGGCTCGTCCAGTACAGCCCCGAAGGGGTTGTGCTCAACGTGTACTCCGACGGGCTCGGGTTGCGCTACCCCTTGGACGTGAAGCTCTCGCCGAACGGGCTACTCTACATCGCCGATGCCGGCCTCAACCTGAGCGTCACCGGCGACGAGGCGTGGGACTCGCGCGAAGGCGACGGTCGGATTATCATCGTGAACCCCAGCACGGGGGCCAAGGTCGGTCAGTACCCCGTCGACAACCAGCCGGGTCCTACTAATCTCTCCCAGGTCACCGAGTCGATGGATCGGTTCAAGTGCCCGATCGACATAGCGTTCACCTCCGACGGCACCTATGTCGTGACCGACTACGCGTACAACCGTGTCGTGAAGTTCAATCAAGCCGATGTTCCCGTGATGGCGATCGGCAGCATCACCCCCGGTACCGGCGACACCGACTTCGACCACCCGGCCGGATCCTTCCTCACAACCGCCGGAGCCGTCTGGGTCGCGGACAGCTACAACTCCCGGGTGAAGCACTTCTCAGTTGAGGGCACGCAGGCATCCCTCGTGGCATCGTACTCCGCCGACTTCACTGGCTCCACAGACTCCCTGTACAACCCGCGCGATGTGCATATCGACAGCTTCGGCGTCGTGTACGTGCTCGATTGGAACACCGAGGACCGCTTCGTCCGTTTCACTCAGGATGCAGAGTGGCTCGGGGCATTCTCAACGACCGCCCCGGGCTTCGTCTTCTCGTCTCCCATGAAGATTCTCGTCGACCAAGACGGCACTGTCTTGACGACGAACTACTTAGACCACGATGGCATGTACCTCTTCGATGGCGCGGTACGGAAGTTCGGGCTTAATGCCGGAGAGCCGGATATCACGCCCCCCACCACGGTAAGCGACTGGGTGGCCAACTGGGAGAGCGGATGGGCGATTCCTCCGATTTCGCTCCACCTGTCTGCCACTGACGCCAGCACCACGGTCTCTGGCACGTACTACTCGCTTGACGGCAGCCCCCCGTCGGAGTCCTACGTGGACTCGATCACCGTGGAAGGTGAGGGCGAGAGAATACTCAAGTACTTCTCGGTCGACCGCATAGGCAACATCGAGGATGTGGTCCAAGAGAGCATCTTCCTCGATGGTACGCCGCCTGAGACCTTCGCCAGCGTCGAAACCACCTACTACGGATTCGCCTCAATTTCGCTGATCGCCACCGACACCCTGTCAGGGGTAGCGGTGACCGAGTCACTATTGGACGGCGTGTTCCAAACAGATACGACCCGCGTCACCTACGTACAAGGCACTCACTACTTGTCCTACCACTCCCGCGATCGCGCAGGCAACGTTGAGCAGGCCCACGAGGTTTCGTTCGTGGTAGCCCCGTATGACGAGGATCCGCCTCAGACGACGTGGGATCAGCGCCGTGATGACTGGTTCACCGAGGACACGCTCGTGTCATTCACTGCCACGGACACCGTTTCGGGTGTCGAGGCTACCTACTACAAGCTCGGTGAGTCTGATTGGGCCACCTACACGGCACCAGTGCTCTTCACAGACGAGGGCATCCACACCCTCCAGTTCTACTCCGTCGACCCGCTGGGACACAAAGAGGCCACGCAGACCGCGACGTTGAAGCTGGACAAGACAAAGCCCCAGACAACGGCGAACGTACCGGTCGGTGCCATCGGCACCGGCACGGTGACCCTCGAAGCCTTCGACGGAGGATCAGGTCTCCAGCGGACTGAGTGGCGCTTCGACTACCAGCCGAGCTTCACTGAGGGCACCGTGATCGATCTGCCGACTTGGGGTAACTACACGATCTTCTATCGCTCAACTGACGTGGCCGGGAACTCCGAAGGCGTTCACACCCTGTACGTCTCTATCGAACGGCCCGACGAAGAGCCGCCCACGACCGACTCAAACATTCCCGAATCGGGATGGGTGCAGGGTCTGCCGCTGCGCGAGCTGGTGCTTACCGCCTCCGACTACGTGGGTGGATCTGGTGTCTCAGAAACCGTTCTCTCGGTGGACGGCGGTCCCTGGATTCCGTACGTCCCGGGCACCCACCAGTTCGCCGAAGGCCAGTACGAGATCTCGTTCTACTCTATTGACCACCAGGAGAACCAAGAGACGACCCAGACACGCACCCTGCGCGTGGACTCCACGCCACCCACCTCGTGGACAGATGCTGTGGAGTTCTATGCGGGTCCGGCGACCATCAACCTGTTCGCCCAGGACAACCTATCAAGCGCGCTGCCGCGCTACCGTCTGGACAACGGCAGTGTGATCACCGGCGTACAGATCAACTTGACGGACTATCGTACTTACGTCCTGGAGTATTGGGCTGTTGACGGTGCCGGCCATGAGGAGATTCCCCACCACACGATGACCATCGCGGTGTCCCCCCCGGACCTCACGCCTCCGGTCACCACCATCACCGCCCCCACGGGATGGCAGAAGGGTTTTGCCACGTTCTCGCTCGCTGCGTCGGACGCCAGTTCTGCCGTCCAGTCGACCCATTTCTCCCTGAACGGAGCATGGCCGCAGACGTACTTCGGCTCGCACTCGGTCACCTCTGAGGGAACAACCACCATCGATTACTGGTCCATTGACTCCTACAACAACCGCGAGGCCACCAAGACCGCTGCGGTGTACGTGGACGCTTCGCCCCCGATAACCACCAGTGATGCCGTCTTCACGTATACCGACGTCGCACCCATCACTCTGACCCCCACCGATGCCTACTCCGGTGTCGCCAACACGTACTACAAGGTGAACGGCGGAGCATATACGACGTACACGGCTCCGTTCTCAGTCCAGTGGAGCCGCTGGCGTCGCTACCACACCATCGAGTGGTACTCGGTTGACAGCGTTGGCAACATTGAGGCGAAGCAGAGCTATACGTTCGAGATCAAGCTCAACCCACTGCCCTACCATTCGAGCGACTCACGCATCGTCTACCGCGGCCCGTGGGCAACCGACTACAGCGGCG is from Coriobacteriia bacterium and encodes:
- a CDS encoding NHL repeat-containing protein; the encoded protein is MQRALCAIDGPPGTGPAIEEEPVLSTHLKGSNVARFVVAALAVIVASLPLTASAEYSLPQITDTYAVTGSVYTNDPGLATMVPEGFAVDVEGNVWTVENDWTGLDYAPARLVQYSPEGVVLNVYSDGLGLRYPLDVKLSPNGLLYIADAGLNLSVTGDEAWDSREGDGRIIIVNPSTGAKVGQYPVDNQPGPTNLSQVTESMDRFKCPIDIAFTSDGTYVVTDYAYNRVVKFNQADVPVMAIGSITPGTGDTDFDHPAGSFLTTAGAVWVADSYNSRVKHFSVEGTQASLVASYSADFTGSTDSLYNPRDVHIDSFGVVYVLDWNTEDRFVRFTQDAEWLGAFSTTAPGFVFSSPMKILVDQDGTVLTTNYLDHDGMYLFDGAVRKFGLNAGEPDITPPTTVSDWVANWESGWAIPPISLHLSATDASTTVSGTYYSLDGSPPSESYVDSITVEGEGERILKYFSVDRIGNIEDVVQESIFLDGTPPETFASVETTYYGFASISLIATDTLSGVAVTESLLDGVFQTDTTRVTYVQGTHYLSYHSRDRAGNVEQAHEVSFVVAPYDEDPPQTTWDQRRDDWFTEDTLVSFTATDTVSGVEATYYKLGESDWATYTAPVLFTDEGIHTLQFYSVDPLGHKEATQTATLKLDKTKPQTTANVPVGAIGTGTVTLEAFDGGSGLQRTEWRFDYQPSFTEGTVIDLPTWGNYTIFYRSTDVAGNSEGVHTLYVSIERPDEEPPTTDSNIPESGWVQGLPLRELVLTASDYVGGSGVSETVLSVDGGPWIPYVPGTHQFAEGQYEISFYSIDHQENQETTQTRTLRVDSTPPTSWTDAVEFYAGPATINLFAQDNLSSALPRYRLDNGSVITGVQINLTDYRTYVLEYWAVDGAGHEEIPHHTMTIAVSPPDLTPPVTTITAPTGWQKGFATFSLAASDASSAVQSTHFSLNGAWPQTYFGSHSVTSEGTTTIDYWSIDSYNNREATKTAAVYVDASPPITTSDAVFTYTDVAPITLTPTDAYSGVANTYYKVNGGAYTTYTAPFSVQWSRWRRYHTIEWYSVDSVGNIEAKQSYTFEIKLNPLPYHSSDSRIVYRGPWATDYSGDVQSVDATSSFAFLSFQGTQLELSARKGPGMGIVRASLLDTDVPPALVDLYSNNERDGTYNPPAWTTGILDYGDYTVKLEWTGDKNPLSDGTKVNIDEVRIEGALTEVADTAPPITVHTAPTGWVRGPVIVSLASTDATTGVKGVYATSNGTTPTVATPYAGAYTVTAQGITTIRYYADDNRGNVESLKSCEVKIDDVAPVTSIPPARSYTTTATFALLPTDAHSGVAASRWRVDGGSWTTGTAVSIPGTSLGDHVLEWYSIDNVGNTETTQSAVIAILNRYEQTEPAMLYRGSWATNTTGSHSAGSWRTASTTGAWAYVPFNGTRIDVIGAKGPNYGQARVSIDGGSPVVLDYYAATLAQNQRLHSFTGLSAGAHVLSIEWLSSRNASSTGNIIGLDAVDIVGTLASDSTPPTTTDNVIGGWHNAGQLVSLVATDNTFVTSTRYRVNGSALTTYTVPFTVSGEGENVVEYFSTDLAGNVETTKPVSVFVDTTAPALTDDVPAQWVQGPVDVTLGATDAGSDVMAIMYSLDGSAASTYSAAVRVSKQGTTELSYYALDNVGNVSDVATVAVKVDNVAPVTSDDAPEGWVGGSVSVELTAHDVHSGAAEIVYSVDGSPEQTYTAPVEVTAEGTTTIEYYAVDAAGNIETAQEAIVLLDSTPPSSTDDAPTSWVASDTTVNVVSTDTLSGVERIEYSLDGSPVATTAGPIAILGGGVHTLQYRAIDVVGNIESTRTATVRIDATAPVTTSNALITTYSSTATVSLTATDTQSGVALTKWRLNGSTWTTGTVLTVPGSMLGTHTIEWFSTDAVGNVESIKLATVRMGTRFEQETMTSYTGTWSQNSDGGASGGSYRFSSVTSSTLDVSFWGTSIDLVAIKGGSYGIAKVTLDGVSHDVDLYNNGLKYRQVAWSSGTLTEGRHTLRVEVSGTK